One Nocardia farcinica genomic region harbors:
- a CDS encoding succinic semialdehyde dehydrogenase, which produces MPTAPLPALDSALPADLVKPLLDRAVAGGAGTVEMFAPATGRKIADLPQSATADIERAFATARAAQREWARRPVRERVAVLRRLHDIVLAEQDTILDIVQTETGKSRAHAFDEVADVAVNARYYASVAERLLAPRKPRGVMPVLTQVDVLHRPKGVVAVISPWNYPLALAASDALPALVAGNAVIARPDNQTALTALWAIDAAERAGLPKGLWQAVLGRGSVIGGEVIARADYVDYTGSSATGRTIAQQAGERLIGYSLELGGKNPLLVLDDADVTRAAKIAVRACFASAGQLCESIERIYVHEAVHDRFVEEFVGHVRSIRLGGALDYSADMGSLTFQRQLDTVRAHVDDAVAKGATVLAGGRARPDLGPYFYEPTVLTDVTEEMTVYREETFGPVVSIYRVADEHAAVEAANDTPYGLNASVWTRDAERGRRVAARIRAGSVNVNEGFIAAWGSADAPSGGLGISGNGRRHGPEGLLKYVDTQTIAVQRVLPIAPLPGMSEQLWAKTMTLYLGVMKKLRQK; this is translated from the coding sequence ATGCCGACCGCCCCCCTGCCTGCCCTCGACTCCGCGCTGCCCGCCGACCTGGTGAAGCCGTTGCTGGACCGCGCCGTCGCGGGCGGCGCGGGCACGGTCGAGATGTTCGCGCCCGCCACCGGGCGCAAGATCGCCGATCTGCCCCAGTCCGCCACCGCCGACATCGAGCGGGCCTTCGCCACCGCGCGGGCGGCCCAGCGCGAGTGGGCCCGGCGACCGGTGCGCGAGCGGGTCGCGGTGCTGCGCCGCCTGCACGACATCGTGCTCGCCGAGCAGGACACCATCCTCGACATCGTGCAGACCGAGACCGGCAAGTCGCGGGCACACGCGTTCGACGAGGTCGCCGACGTGGCGGTGAACGCGCGGTACTACGCCTCGGTCGCCGAGCGGCTGCTGGCGCCCCGCAAGCCGCGCGGTGTCATGCCGGTGCTCACCCAGGTCGACGTGCTGCACCGGCCGAAGGGTGTGGTCGCGGTGATCTCGCCGTGGAACTACCCGCTGGCACTGGCCGCCTCCGACGCGCTGCCCGCCCTGGTCGCTGGCAACGCCGTGATCGCCCGCCCGGACAATCAGACCGCGCTCACCGCGCTGTGGGCGATCGACGCCGCCGAGCGGGCCGGACTGCCGAAGGGGCTGTGGCAGGCGGTGCTCGGCCGGGGGTCGGTGATCGGCGGCGAGGTGATCGCGCGCGCCGACTACGTCGACTACACCGGTTCCAGTGCGACCGGACGCACCATCGCCCAGCAGGCGGGGGAGCGGCTGATCGGCTACTCGCTCGAACTCGGCGGCAAGAATCCGCTGCTGGTGCTCGACGACGCCGACGTGACGCGCGCGGCCAAGATCGCGGTGCGGGCGTGCTTCGCCTCGGCGGGGCAGCTGTGCGAGTCGATCGAGCGGATCTACGTGCACGAGGCGGTGCACGACCGGTTCGTCGAGGAGTTCGTCGGCCACGTCCGGTCGATCCGGCTCGGCGGTGCCCTCGACTACAGTGCCGACATGGGGTCGTTGACCTTCCAGCGCCAGCTCGACACCGTGCGGGCCCACGTCGACGACGCGGTCGCCAAGGGCGCGACCGTGCTGGCCGGTGGGCGCGCCCGCCCGGATCTGGGCCCCTACTTCTACGAACCGACGGTGCTCACCGACGTGACCGAGGAGATGACGGTCTACCGGGAGGAGACCTTCGGACCGGTCGTCTCGATCTACCGGGTCGCCGACGAGCACGCCGCGGTCGAGGCCGCCAACGACACCCCCTACGGACTCAATGCCAGCGTGTGGACCAGGGATGCCGAGCGCGGCCGCCGCGTCGCCGCCCGCATCCGCGCCGGGTCGGTGAACGTCAACGAGGGCTTCATCGCCGCCTGGGGCAGCGCCGACGCGCCGTCGGGCGGGCTCGGTATCTCCGGCAACGGCCGCAGGCACGGCCCGGAGGGGCTGCTGAAGTACGTCGACACCCAGACCATCGCGGTGCAGCGGGTGCTGCCGATCGCGCCGCTGCCCGGCATGTCCGAGCAGTTGTGGGCCAAGACGATGACGCTCTACCTGGGCGTCATGAAGAAGCTGCGCCAGAAGTGA
- a CDS encoding cold-shock protein translates to MAQGSVKWFNGEKGFGFIAQDGGGPDVFVHYSAIGGTGFKTLDEGQRVEFEIGQGQKGPQAQDVRAI, encoded by the coding sequence ATGGCTCAAGGCAGCGTGAAGTGGTTCAACGGCGAGAAGGGCTTCGGCTTCATCGCCCAAGACGGAGGCGGTCCTGACGTCTTCGTGCATTACTCGGCCATCGGTGGCACGGGTTTCAAGACCCTCGATGAGGGGCAGCGCGTGGAGTTCGAGATCGGGCAGGGCCAGAAGGGCCCGCAGGCTCAGGATGTCCGCGCCATCTGA
- a CDS encoding TetR/AcrR family transcriptional regulator, translated as MSEVTSARRGRPRQTREQAEEVRARIVAATAAVFTRNGSRGLSVAQIIEQAGLARPTFYRYFGNAEEPLHVLLTRSNEGLVGGIRDALTGSDEPVQLGIRLIDAFVGWARGHGPMLRPLFAELHDPASPVSAYRERALEDIRTTVREKFVELGRPVPTPLDLDAALHLCEYVVYRLSAATAPGEEPDPDVLAPARLTMIRVLLTTLGTRADLEYALELPWIFPRE; from the coding sequence ATGTCCGAGGTCACCTCCGCGAGGCGCGGCCGCCCGCGCCAGACCAGGGAGCAGGCCGAGGAAGTACGCGCCAGGATCGTCGCCGCGACCGCGGCCGTCTTCACCCGCAACGGGTCGCGCGGCCTGAGCGTCGCCCAGATCATCGAGCAGGCCGGCCTGGCCCGGCCCACCTTCTACCGCTACTTCGGCAACGCCGAGGAACCGCTGCACGTGCTGCTCACCCGCTCCAACGAGGGCCTGGTCGGCGGCATCCGGGACGCGCTCACCGGCTCCGACGAACCCGTGCAGCTGGGCATCCGCCTCATCGACGCCTTCGTCGGCTGGGCCCGTGGCCACGGCCCGATGCTGCGGCCGCTGTTCGCCGAACTCCACGACCCGGCCTCCCCGGTGTCGGCATACCGGGAGCGGGCGCTGGAGGACATCCGCACGACGGTGCGGGAGAAGTTCGTCGAACTGGGACGGCCGGTCCCCACCCCTCTGGACCTCGACGCCGCCCTGCACCTGTGCGAATACGTGGTCTACCGCTTGTCGGCGGCCACCGCGCCGGGCGAGGAACCGGACCCGGACGTCCTCGCCCCCGCGCGACTGACCATGATCCGAGTCCTGTTGACCACCTTGGGAACTCGCGCGGACCTGGAATACGCGCTGGAACTGCCGTGGATCTTCCCCCGCGAGTGA
- the mftA gene encoding mycofactocin precursor MftA (Mycofactocin is a small molecule electron carrier derived from the final two amino acids, Val-Tyr, of MftA, the mycofactocin precursor. It plays a role in redox homeostasis and the metabolism of alcohols and aldehydes in Actinobacteria, including Mycobacterium tuberculosis.), which yields MDQVDNSAAVDETLIEEVSIDGMCGVY from the coding sequence ATGGATCAGGTGGACAACTCGGCGGCGGTGGACGAAACCCTCATCGAGGAGGTCTCTATCGACGGCATGTGCGGTGTCTACTGA
- the mftB gene encoding mycofactocin biosynthesis chaperone MftB (MftB, a small protein, is a peptide chaperone that assists the radical SAM enzyme MftC in performing two modifications to the C-terminal Val-Tyr dipeptide of the mycofactocin precursor peptide, MftA. MftB's role is analogous to the role of PqqD in the biosynthesis of PQQ, a cofactor that derives entirely from a Tyr and a Glu in the precursor PqqA.) — protein sequence MSTDTFDPARAYALAPTVSIRPEPFGALVYDFVTRRLSFLKTPELVTVVRELAGQPTAVAALAAAGVPAEQHPGYLRALASLCQAGTIRPRETDGDGQE from the coding sequence GTGTCTACTGACACCTTCGACCCAGCTCGTGCCTACGCCCTCGCGCCGACGGTCTCGATCCGGCCGGAACCGTTCGGCGCGCTGGTGTACGACTTCGTCACGCGGCGACTGTCGTTCCTGAAGACCCCCGAGCTGGTCACCGTCGTCCGAGAACTGGCCGGCCAACCGACCGCTGTCGCGGCGCTGGCGGCGGCCGGGGTTCCGGCCGAGCAGCACCCCGGCTATCTGCGCGCCCTCGCGAGCCTCTGCCAGGCGGGCACGATCCGCCCCCGGGAGACCGACGGCGACGGACAGGAGTAG
- the mftC gene encoding mycofactocin radical SAM maturase (MftC is a radical SAM/SPASM enzyme that catalyzes the first two steps in biosynthesis of the electron carrier mycofactocin from the terminal Val-Tyr dipeptide of the precursor peptide MftA.), translating into MKLVEHFKYGLDAPICLTWELTYACNLACSHCLSSSGRRDPRELTTEEAKAVIDELQRMQVFYVNIGGGEPTVRSDFWELLDYAVDHQVGVKFSTNGVRLTPARAEQLAATDYVDVQISIDGATAEVNDAVRGPGSFDTAMRAMENLANAGFENFKISVVMTRHNVGQLDEFKAIADRFGAQLRITRLRPSGRGADVWDELHPTTEQQLELYHWLVAHGEGVLTGDSFFHLNALGSTPLPGLNLCGAGRVVCLIDPVGDVYACPFAIHDEFLAGNVRDPGGFESVWNTSELFERLRQPQTGGACTACPAYDSCQGGCMAAKFFTGLPLDGPDPECVYGNAEPALAGVGASRPTPDKDHSRTGRARKSVTLGLPSLGPVRTSVPDRACDTDPLAGLRR; encoded by the coding sequence ATGAAATTGGTGGAGCACTTCAAGTACGGTCTGGACGCCCCGATCTGCCTGACGTGGGAGCTGACCTACGCGTGCAATCTCGCGTGCTCGCATTGCCTGTCGTCCTCGGGACGACGCGACCCCCGCGAACTCACGACCGAGGAAGCCAAGGCGGTCATCGACGAGCTGCAGCGGATGCAGGTCTTCTACGTCAACATCGGCGGCGGTGAGCCGACGGTCCGGTCGGACTTCTGGGAGCTGCTCGACTACGCCGTGGACCATCAGGTCGGCGTCAAGTTCTCCACCAACGGCGTGCGGCTGACCCCGGCCCGCGCCGAACAGCTGGCCGCCACCGACTACGTGGACGTGCAGATCTCCATCGACGGCGCCACCGCCGAGGTCAACGACGCGGTCCGCGGGCCGGGCTCGTTCGACACCGCGATGCGGGCGATGGAGAACCTGGCGAACGCCGGGTTCGAGAATTTCAAGATCTCGGTGGTGATGACCCGCCACAACGTCGGCCAGCTCGACGAGTTCAAGGCCATCGCCGACCGCTTCGGCGCCCAGCTGCGCATCACCCGGCTGCGGCCCTCCGGCCGCGGCGCCGACGTCTGGGACGAGCTGCATCCGACCACCGAGCAGCAGCTCGAGCTCTACCACTGGCTCGTCGCCCACGGCGAGGGGGTGCTGACCGGTGACTCGTTCTTCCACCTCAACGCCCTGGGCTCCACTCCCCTGCCCGGATTGAACCTGTGCGGGGCCGGCCGGGTGGTGTGCCTGATCGACCCGGTCGGCGACGTCTACGCCTGCCCCTTCGCCATCCACGACGAATTCCTGGCAGGCAACGTCCGCGACCCCGGCGGCTTCGAGTCGGTGTGGAACACCTCCGAGCTGTTCGAGCGGTTGCGGCAACCGCAGACCGGCGGCGCGTGCACCGCCTGCCCCGCCTACGACTCCTGCCAGGGCGGCTGCATGGCGGCGAAGTTCTTCACCGGCCTGCCGCTGGACGGCCCCGACCCCGAATGCGTCTACGGCAACGCCGAACCCGCGCTGGCCGGCGTCGGTGCGTCGCGGCCCACCCCGGACAAGGACCACTCGCG